The nucleotide window ACGGAACAGTATCTCAATTCCTGAAGCAGTAAGGTCATTGCAGATAATGTCAATTAGAGGGCTTTTATCATTGATAAATGCAATACTGTTTTTGTGGGGTTTGTTTCCTGTGTCCATAACTGATAATTTTTCTTTTGTTAGTGGAACCTACCCAAAAAAAGAGCGTAGGCAATCACACTTACCGATACTAAGGCACTGGTACGCCCTGAACCCCGAATAAGCGGACGCCCACGCCTATTGCGTGAGCGTTCTTACTTATTGCCTCGGGGTTACGAAAAATTACCAGTTTTTAGTACCGAGTTTTAAAGCAAAAACACTTTAAATAATGTCTATATTTTCAAATACAAATATACTAAAGTAGTTCCGATTGAAACATAATCGGAATGAAATTAATTACAATCAATGCGTTTTATTGGTTATATAATTTTGCTCCAATATAGTCAGAATATCACTTTCCTTGTAGATTATTTTACCGCCAACCTGAATAAACGGCAGGATATTGTCATCACGGTATTGCTGGAGAGTGCGTTTGCTGATATGTAACAGCCTGCATACATCTTCGCCCGATAAATAGATTTCGCCATTCATTACAGGACGGTAGTTTTTCAGTATATCCTCAATACGGTTTCGTAACCGTGTTATCATTTCCTGATAGGCTACGATTTCTTCGGTGTCATTCGTCAGTAAATCCATTGTCATTTGTATTGTACGGTTCGCCAGCTTCGAGCAAAGCCTGTACGTCCGAGAGTTTATAATAATTCTTGCGGTTCAGTTTGGAATAAGGCAGTAAACCCTTGTCTTTATAGGTCTGCAAAGTCCGTTTGGTAATGTTCATCATCAAACAAACCTCCTGATTGTCGAGCCACTTTTCCCCTTTGAAAATCGGGTCATATTTACTGGTAGCGTTTTCGGTCAGTTCCAAAAGCTCTTTTATATCATTCGTCATTCCGTCCAATGCGGATTTTGCTATTGCGATAACTTCCATAGTTTGCATATTTTTTCTGTGGAAGTCGAAGATATTAAGGCTTGTTGCAGGGTTGCGGAAGATTGCACCCTTTGGCTTTGAAAGGCAGTGTTTGGCGTAATAAAAAACAAATAGGATAACCTTTTGGGCTATCCTATTTGTTTAGTTGGGATTTACGAAATTCAAAACCCTGTTATATTCGGGTGGATAATAAGCCAGCTCCCATATATGCCCGTCAGGGTCTGAAAAATACCCTGCATATATACCGAGTGCTTCGTTTGTTGTCGCTTTGCTCGTTACCGTTCCGCCACACGCTGAAACATTTG belongs to Chryseobacterium gleum and includes:
- a CDS encoding helix-turn-helix domain-containing protein, which translates into the protein MEVIAIAKSALDGMTNDIKELLELTENATSKYDPIFKGEKWLDNQEVCLMMNITKRTLQTYKDKGLLPYSKLNRKNYYKLSDVQALLEAGEPYNTNDNGFTDE
- a CDS encoding helix-turn-helix domain-containing protein yields the protein MDLLTNDTEEIVAYQEMITRLRNRIEDILKNYRPVMNGEIYLSGEDVCRLLHISKRTLQQYRDDNILPFIQVGGKIIYKESDILTILEQNYITNKTH